The region CGCGATCCAGTTGATCAGGCACGCCCATGTAGGAATGGGTCAACGGGATGTAGGCCGCTTCGTTCGCTTGCACCGCGAACGACAGGCCCACCAGTTGCGCCTGCTGCGCATCGACGCCGGTGGTTTCGGTGTCGAACGCAAACAACTTGGCATCGCTGAGCTTCTTCAGCCAAAGGTCGAAATCCACCTGAGTGAGGACAGTGGTGTACTTGAGTTCGTTGTCGACGGTCGGCGTTTCAGCCACCGGTGCGGCCACTTCCTGGCCAGAACGCTTGGCATCGCGTTGGTTGTCGTCGAACCAGCTCTTGAATTCCAGCAGGGTGTAAAGCTCGGCGAGCTTGTCGTGGTCCGGCTTGCCCATTTTCAGGTCGTCGAGCTCAACGTCCAGCGGCACATCGATCTTGATGGTCGCTAATTGGTAGGAGAGAAACGCCATCTCCTTGTGCTCTTCGAGCTTGGCCGGCAGGGTCTTGGCACCGCGAATCGGCAGGCTCGGGACGATATCGAGCTGTGCATACAGCTCGGTCAGGCCGCCGTTCACGCCCACCAGCAGGCCGGAAGCGGTCTTTGGTCCAATGCCCGGAACGCCGGGAATGTTGTCGGAAGAGTCGCCCATTAGCGCCAGGTAATCGATGATCTGCTCGGGAGCGACGCCGAATTTCTCCTTCACGCCCTCCACGTCCATGCTGCTTCCGGTCATGGTGTTGACCAAGGTAATGTGCCCGTCAACCAGTTGCGCCATGTCCTTGTCGCCGGTAGAGATGATCACCGGGCGGTCGGCCGCCGCGCTGCTGCGCGCCAGCGTGCCGATCACGTCATCGGCCTCAACGCCTTCGACGCACAGCAGCGGGAAGCCCAGCGCCATGACACTTTGGTGCAGTGGCTCGATCTGAACGCGCATCTCGTCGGGCATGCTCGGACGGTTGGCCTTGTATTCGGCGTACATGTCATCGCGAAAGGTCCCACCCTTAGCGTCGAACACGACGGCGAACGGGCTGTCCGGGTACTGCTTGCGCAGACTCTTGAGCATGTTCAACACACCTTTGACCGCACCGGTCGGCAGGCCTTTTGAGGTGGTCAGCGGTGGTAGTGCGTGAAAGGCGCGGTACAGGTAAGAAGAACCGTCCACCAGGACGAGGGGGGCTTGGCTCATGAGCAGGATCAACCTTTTCGGCGGGTCCGGCGCTAGAATAGCGGGACCGTTGACGACAAAGGGACAAGGTTATCATGCGCACACTAAATCGCCTGTTGCTGGCTGGGTTGTTTGCACTCACTCCGTTGGCCGTCATGGCGGCGGACGATGCGCCAACGCCGGAGCCTCAAGTCACGATCCACACGGAAGGGGATAAAGTCATTCAGGAATACCGTCAAAACGGTTTTCTGTACGCGATCAAAGTCACGCCCAAGGGCGGAGTACCTTATTTTCTGGTGCGCGCGGACGGCACCGATGCAAACTTCATCCGCTCGGACCAGCCGGATATGTTGATTCCGTCGTGGAAAATATTTGAGTGGAAGTAGTTTCTTAATTTCAATCGGCGCCGGCTTAAGGGTTGGCGCCCGTACTGGCAGTTTTAACCATGTCTGTATTCACCCCGCTGGCTCGGCCCGAGCTGGAAACCTTTCTTGCCCCATACGGGCTCGGCCGCCTGCTTGATTTCCAGGGAATTGCCGCCGGTAGCGAAAACACTAATTTTTTTATCAGCCTGGAGAAGGGCGAGTTTGTCCTGACCTTGGTCGAGCGTGGTCCGGTGCAGGAAATGCCGTTCTTCATCGAGCTGCTCGACGTGCTGCACGAGGCTGATTTGCCTGTCCCATATGCCTTGCGCACAACTGACGGCGTGGCTTTGCGTGAGCTGGCCGGTAAACCGGCGCTGTTGCAACCGCGCCTGGCGGGTAAGCACATCAAGCAAGCCAATGCTCAGCACTGCGTGCAGGTCGGCGAGTTACTAGGGCATTTACATCTGGCGACTCAGGCCAAGATGATCAAGCGCAAGACCGATCGTGGTCTGGACTGGATGCTGAAAGAGGGCGCGCGGTTAATCTCGCAGCTGAATGCGGGGCAACGCGAACTGCTGCAACGGGCATTGGACGAGATCAGCGAGCAGAAGACGAAAATCCTCGCCCTGCCGCGGGCCAATATCCACGCTGATCTATTTCGTGACAACGCGATGTTCGAAGGCACTCACCTGACCGGGTTGATCGACTTCTACAACGCGTGTTCCGGGCCGATGCTCTACGACGTGGCCATCGCCCTGAACGATTGGTGCTCGGATGACGCGGGAGTAATCGACGGGCCACGGGCTCGAGCGTTGTTGGGCGCCTATGCGGCGCTAAGGCCGTTCACCGCTGCCGAGGCCCAGCTTTGGCCGACCCTCTTGCGAGTATCGTGTGTACGGTTTTGGCTGTCGCGGTTGATCGCGGCCGAGTCTTTCGCCGGACAGGACGTGCTGATTCACGATCCGATTGAGTTTGAGCAGCGTTTGGTGCAACGGCAGAAGGTCAGCACGCCGTTGCCGTTCGCGCTCTAAAAGCGTCGCGAGCAGACTCGCTCACCACCGGACTCGTGCGGTCGGTGGGGAGCGAGCCTGCTCGCGAATGGGGCGCCCCAAATGTCTGGGTTACAACGACTCCAGACACCCGGCCAAATCATTTCCTAACTTTTCCAGCACCTGCTCATAGCCCCGAGCAGTCGCCGGCGTGTACCCGCCCAGGGCATCCAGCTCCGCCAGTTTCACCGGCAGGCCAGCGACCAGCGTTTCTGCCAGGCGTGGGCGCAAGGGTGGTTCGCTGAACACGCAGGTCTTGCCCACGTCCTGCAAGCGCGTGCGCATCGCGGCGACGTGCTGTGCGCCCGGCTGGACTTCGGCGGCAACACTGAACACGCCGGTATGCTTGAGGCCATACGCGTCTTCGAAGTAGTCGAAGGCTTCATGAAACACGAAGTAAGGTTTGTCTGCGACGCCTGCCAGACGGGCCTTCAGACGCAGATCCAACGCGTCCAGACGCTCATCGAAAGCCTTAAGGTTGCTCTGATAACGCGTGGCGTTGGCGGGATCTACTGCACTAAGGTCGGCAGCCATCTTCGTGGCAATTACCCGAGCGTTGATCGACGACAACCACAAATGTGCGTCCAGGGTGCCAGGACGGTGATCATGATCATGCTCGTCGGCCTCTTCAGCATGCGACTGGCTGTCTTGTGCGAAATGGCGCAGCTTCAGGTCAGGCAAATCCTGCACGGCTACGGTTGGCAAGGTACGACCTTTCAGCACGCGTGGCAGGAATCCTTCCATGTCGGGGCCGATCCAGTAAAAGAGTTCTACCGATTGCACCTTCCGCACGTCGGAAGGGCGCAGCGCATAGTTATGAGGCGAGGCGCCGGGAGGCAGCAGAACTTCCGGAATTGCGATGCCATCCTGTACCGCGGCGGCGATCAGTTGCAGCGGCTTGATGCTGGTTAGCACTTTGACCTCCGCCTGCGCGGCGCCAATCATCAGGAAACTTGCGACAAATGCAACAAAGATAGAAAAAAGTCGGGACACGATGACCACTCGAAGAGGCGAGAACGGGTAACATAATAACGTCTCTCACAACACGCGTCGCCGCTCATGCCTAAAACACCGATTGCCAGCCGTCCCCACGACCACTCTCATTGCGTCCACAGCGCCTTGTCTGAGGCCGATGCTTTGTGCGCACGTCAGGGGCTGCGCCTGACTGCCTTGCGCCGACGGGTGCTGGAACTGGTCTGGCAGAGTCACAAGCCGCTGGGTGCCTACGACATTCTGGCGGTGCTCAGCGAGCAGGATGGCCGCCGCGCGGCACCACCGACGGTTTACCGTGCGCTGGATTTTCTGCTGGAAAACGGCTTTGTACACCGCATCTCTTCCTTGAATGCGTTCGTTGGTTGCAATCATCCGGAACACGCCCACCAAGGCCAGTTCCTGATCTGCCGCCAGTGCAACGCCGCCATCGAACTCGAACAGAAAGCCATCAGTGACGCGATCATCTTCAGCGCCAAGGATGTTGGATTTGTCGTCGAAGCCCAAACTGTTGAAGTGGTCGGGCTCTGCTCGGGTTGCCAGGGGGCTTGATGAGCAACGCGCTGATCCGTCTGGAGCAGGTGACTGTCACGTTCGCCGGGCAAGCCGTGCTGGATAACATCGCGCTGAGCGTCGAGCCAGGGCAGATCGTGACCCTGATTGGCCCCAACGGCGCCGGCAAGACGACCTTGGTGCGCGCCGTGCTTGGCCTGTTGAAGCCGGACAGTGG is a window of Pseudomonas sp. DC1.2 DNA encoding:
- a CDS encoding DUF2782 domain-containing protein; the protein is MRTLNRLLLAGLFALTPLAVMAADDAPTPEPQVTIHTEGDKVIQEYRQNGFLYAIKVTPKGGVPYFLVRADGTDANFIRSDQPDMLIPSWKIFEWK
- a CDS encoding homoserine kinase, yielding MSVFTPLARPELETFLAPYGLGRLLDFQGIAAGSENTNFFISLEKGEFVLTLVERGPVQEMPFFIELLDVLHEADLPVPYALRTTDGVALRELAGKPALLQPRLAGKHIKQANAQHCVQVGELLGHLHLATQAKMIKRKTDRGLDWMLKEGARLISQLNAGQRELLQRALDEISEQKTKILALPRANIHADLFRDNAMFEGTHLTGLIDFYNACSGPMLYDVAIALNDWCSDDAGVIDGPRARALLGAYAALRPFTAAEAQLWPTLLRVSCVRFWLSRLIAAESFAGQDVLIHDPIEFEQRLVQRQKVSTPLPFAL
- a CDS encoding zinc ABC transporter substrate-binding protein, which codes for MSRLFSIFVAFVASFLMIGAAQAEVKVLTSIKPLQLIAAAVQDGIAIPEVLLPPGASPHNYALRPSDVRKVQSVELFYWIGPDMEGFLPRVLKGRTLPTVAVQDLPDLKLRHFAQDSQSHAEEADEHDHDHRPGTLDAHLWLSSINARVIATKMAADLSAVDPANATRYQSNLKAFDERLDALDLRLKARLAGVADKPYFVFHEAFDYFEDAYGLKHTGVFSVAAEVQPGAQHVAAMRTRLQDVGKTCVFSEPPLRPRLAETLVAGLPVKLAELDALGGYTPATARGYEQVLEKLGNDLAGCLESL
- the zur gene encoding zinc uptake transcriptional repressor Zur, encoding MPKTPIASRPHDHSHCVHSALSEADALCARQGLRLTALRRRVLELVWQSHKPLGAYDILAVLSEQDGRRAAPPTVYRALDFLLENGFVHRISSLNAFVGCNHPEHAHQGQFLICRQCNAAIELEQKAISDAIIFSAKDVGFVVEAQTVEVVGLCSGCQGA